A single window of Mycolicibacterium madagascariense DNA harbors:
- a CDS encoding MCE family protein, with protein MSSTRARIMAGSAMVTFLLAIVAVALTLFAGGLTESLPVTVLSPRAGLVMNPEAKVQYRGVQVGTVASIEYLPDGQAALHLAMQPSRLKEIPADVVADIASPTVFGAKSVALVPSDDSSSAGSLQPGQVLRGEHVMVEVDTLFEQLDSALSSIDPIELNDTLAAVATGVRGHGEQLGSAIDDLQAVLHEVNAHGDALRSDLALAAPVTGAYADAAPDLLRIVDDTSRTGTTIVEHQRDLDALLLSATGLATLGNDVLSTNGRPLSDVLRLLVPTTSLTNQYRTALTCGLQGMNVLAHTKPLDVPGVEVSAGLLWGLDRYRFPADVPKVAATGGPQCTNIPTIPYFGAIPPFVVADVGTNPWKYGNTGIHLNTDVLKRILFGGPIDGPPRNSAQIGQPG; from the coding sequence ATGAGTTCGACGCGCGCCCGGATCATGGCCGGTTCGGCCATGGTGACGTTCCTCTTGGCCATCGTCGCGGTCGCGCTCACCCTGTTCGCCGGCGGCCTCACCGAGTCGCTCCCCGTCACGGTGTTGTCTCCCCGCGCTGGCCTCGTGATGAACCCCGAGGCCAAGGTGCAGTACCGCGGGGTGCAGGTCGGCACGGTGGCCTCGATCGAATACCTACCCGACGGTCAGGCCGCCCTGCACCTGGCCATGCAGCCATCACGGCTCAAGGAGATCCCGGCCGACGTGGTCGCCGACATCGCCTCGCCCACCGTCTTCGGCGCCAAGAGCGTCGCGCTCGTGCCGTCGGATGACTCCTCCTCGGCCGGGTCGCTGCAGCCGGGTCAGGTGCTACGGGGCGAGCACGTGATGGTGGAGGTCGACACCCTCTTCGAACAGCTCGACTCCGCGCTCTCCAGCATCGACCCCATCGAGCTCAACGACACCCTGGCCGCCGTCGCCACCGGCGTCCGCGGCCACGGCGAGCAGCTCGGCTCGGCGATCGACGACCTGCAGGCGGTGCTGCACGAGGTCAACGCCCACGGCGACGCGCTGCGCAGCGACCTCGCCCTCGCCGCCCCGGTGACCGGGGCCTACGCCGACGCCGCCCCGGATCTGTTGCGCATCGTCGACGACACCAGCCGCACCGGCACGACGATCGTCGAGCATCAGCGCGACCTGGACGCGCTGCTGCTGTCGGCGACCGGGCTGGCCACCCTCGGCAACGACGTGCTGAGCACCAACGGTCGACCGTTGAGCGACGTGCTGCGACTACTGGTCCCCACCACCTCGCTGACCAATCAGTACCGGACGGCGCTGACCTGCGGTTTGCAGGGCATGAACGTCTTGGCCCACACCAAGCCGCTCGACGTCCCCGGCGTCGAGGTCTCCGCGGGTCTGCTGTGGGGATTGGACCGCTACCGCTTCCCCGCCGACGTACCCAAGGTCGCCGCCACGGGCGGCCCCCAGTGCACCAACATCCCCACCATTCCCTACTTCGGAGCGATCCCACCGTTCGTGGTCGCCGACGTCGGCACCAACCCGTGGAAGTACGGCAACACCGGAATCCACCTCAACACCGACGTCCTCAAACGCATCCTCTTCGGTGGTCCCATCGACGGCCCGCCCCGCAACAGCGCCCAGATCGGTCAGCCCGGATGA
- a CDS encoding TetR/AcrR family transcriptional regulator: MRHNDRVPEGASSRDVQRQRTRARLLDAAIVEYQRAGFVGADINAIVEAAGVSRSTFYFHFPSREHVLLELIRRDEAQLAEELSRFLDSRHTLPAVLNEIVVRVLALERQWGGGLFRDVIGLYFSSTRPPEEWGRHPIFVLLAAEIERARHRGELHDDVDPYDSAAFFLVGVYALLTSNREPTPERDLILSKFVKSTLRSLERTRSN; encoded by the coding sequence CTGCGGCACAATGATCGGGTGCCGGAAGGAGCTTCGAGTCGCGACGTGCAGCGTCAACGAACCCGCGCCCGGTTGCTGGATGCCGCCATCGTGGAGTATCAACGAGCCGGTTTCGTCGGTGCGGACATCAACGCGATCGTCGAGGCCGCAGGCGTGTCGCGCAGCACCTTCTACTTCCACTTTCCGTCCCGGGAGCACGTGCTACTGGAGTTGATCCGTCGCGACGAAGCGCAGCTCGCCGAAGAGCTGAGTCGCTTCCTGGACTCCCGCCACACGCTGCCGGCGGTGTTGAACGAAATCGTCGTGCGGGTGCTGGCGCTCGAACGGCAGTGGGGCGGCGGGCTTTTCCGCGACGTGATCGGCCTGTACTTCTCCTCGACGCGGCCGCCGGAAGAGTGGGGGCGGCATCCGATATTCGTCCTTCTCGCCGCCGAGATCGAGCGTGCACGACACCGCGGGGAACTCCATGACGACGTCGACCCCTACGACAGTGCTGCCTTCTTCCTCGTCGGTGTCTACGCCCTGCTCACCTCCAACCGGGAACCCACTCCAGAACGCGACCTCATCTTGAGCAAGTTCGTCAAGAGCACGCTGCGCAGCCTCGAGCGCACTCGCTCGAACTAA
- a CDS encoding cytochrome c oxidase subunit 3, which produces MWFFVVGDLLIFGVYFVSYAYFRGEHHDLFLRSQARLNLDMGAINTLVLLTSSLFVALGVSTARTGTTRNALRLFVIGLLCGAAFPVVKLFEYVPEILGGVTPGVNLFFTFYFVMTGLHLCHVMLGLVILSFVIRSLRRSTTPDVTFVETAATYWHMVDVLWLILFALLYLMR; this is translated from the coding sequence ATGTGGTTCTTCGTCGTCGGCGATCTGCTGATCTTCGGGGTCTACTTCGTCTCCTACGCGTACTTCCGGGGTGAGCACCACGACCTCTTCCTGCGAAGCCAGGCCCGGCTCAACCTCGACATGGGGGCGATCAACACCCTCGTGCTGCTGACCAGTTCATTGTTCGTCGCCCTCGGCGTGTCGACGGCGCGTACCGGTACCACCCGAAATGCCCTGCGGCTGTTCGTCATCGGTCTGCTGTGCGGTGCCGCGTTCCCGGTGGTGAAGCTGTTCGAGTACGTGCCAGAGATCCTCGGCGGTGTGACTCCGGGGGTGAATCTGTTCTTCACGTTCTACTTCGTGATGACGGGTTTGCACCTGTGTCACGTCATGCTCGGCCTGGTCATCCTGTCGTTCGTCATTCGCAGCCTGCGGCGATCGACCACGCCGGACGTCACGTTCGTCGAGACCGCCGCCACGTACTGGCACATGGTGGACGTGCTGTGGCTCATTCTCTTCGCGTTGCTCTACCTGATGAGGTAA
- a CDS encoding cytochrome C oxidase subunit IV family protein, which translates to MVAYLRCPLVIVWALLVAVTVVSWLTARDGGAAHVLDATVTVVVLLIAATKTVLVMWHFMEIKRAPRWLQATTAGWAIAVFALLLGCYFGRG; encoded by the coding sequence ATGGTGGCCTACCTTCGTTGCCCGCTGGTGATCGTCTGGGCTCTGCTCGTCGCCGTCACCGTCGTGTCCTGGTTGACCGCTCGAGACGGTGGTGCCGCGCACGTGCTCGACGCCACCGTCACTGTGGTCGTGTTGCTGATCGCCGCGACCAAGACGGTTCTGGTGATGTGGCACTTCATGGAGATCAAGCGCGCGCCGCGCTGGTTGCAGGCGACGACCGCAGGCTGGGCGATCGCGGTCTTCGCGCTGTTGCTGGGCTGCTACTTTGGCCGCGGCTGA
- a CDS encoding shikimate dehydrogenase family protein: MMLEFLSGETRLFPIIGDPISYAESPQSLTRSLAAAGHNGACVPMQVPDGELDVVMAALARIPNVDGVLVTMPHKRSAFRYCATTSERTKLLGVVSVMRRNSDGTWHGDMLDGLAFVKAQKDAGARPEGARVLLVGAGGAGSAIAIAMLQEGVRELIIHDQDDTRSSELVELLAGLGDGRVSVGGPDPTDCDMVCNATPMGMSADDPLPIDTDALAPSMFVGDVIAGHGMTPLVKAARDLGCPTAGGSQMVAAVQDLMVAFMLGSG; this comes from the coding sequence ATGATGCTCGAATTCCTCAGCGGTGAAACACGATTGTTTCCCATCATCGGTGACCCCATCAGCTACGCCGAATCCCCGCAAAGCCTGACCCGGAGCCTTGCGGCGGCAGGTCACAACGGCGCGTGCGTCCCCATGCAGGTGCCCGACGGGGAACTTGACGTCGTGATGGCGGCCCTCGCGCGCATTCCCAACGTCGACGGGGTGCTCGTCACCATGCCCCATAAACGCAGTGCCTTTCGCTACTGCGCCACCACCTCCGAGCGGACGAAGCTGCTCGGCGTCGTCAGCGTCATGCGACGCAACTCGGACGGTACGTGGCATGGCGACATGCTCGACGGCCTTGCGTTCGTGAAGGCGCAGAAGGATGCCGGCGCACGACCCGAGGGGGCACGGGTGCTGCTCGTAGGTGCCGGCGGCGCGGGTAGCGCGATCGCCATTGCGATGCTGCAGGAAGGCGTGCGGGAGTTGATCATCCACGACCAGGACGACACCCGCAGCAGCGAATTGGTCGAACTGCTCGCTGGACTCGGCGACGGTCGCGTCAGCGTGGGCGGCCCGGACCCCACGGACTGCGACATGGTCTGCAATGCCACCCCAATGGGGATGTCCGCCGACGATCCCCTGCCCATCGACACTGATGCCCTCGCACCGTCGATGTTCGTCGGCGACGTCATCGCCGGTCATGGAATGACCCCGTTGGTGAAGGCCGCCCGTGATCTTGGCTGCCCGACCGCCGGCGGCAGCCAGATGGTCGCTGCCGTCCAGGATCTAATGGTCGCCTTCATGCTCGGTTCGGGGTAA
- a CDS encoding helix-turn-helix domain-containing protein, protein MDSVEDIRAFLTTRRARITPEQVGLPVYGRRRVAGLRREEVATLAGVSVDYYNRLERGNLTGVSDSVLEALAAALRLDDAEHAHLYDLARSANPTPRARRIPRARVSPSMARVLAGMTETPAIIRDGRLDILAANRLGRALYDPLYSDPVRTPNFARFTFLDPRAPSFFPDWQDSAYVSVSLLRIEAGRHPRDRSLSNLVGELSTRSEDFRQLWAAHDVRYHTGTKRFDHPAVGEFTLSYDDLHLADNAGLTMSAYTAEPGSTSADALTLLATWAATLDVADTPVRIDDTAGNGER, encoded by the coding sequence ATGGACAGCGTCGAGGACATCCGTGCGTTCCTCACCACCCGCCGCGCCCGCATCACTCCCGAACAGGTGGGCCTGCCGGTGTACGGACGCCGACGCGTGGCCGGTCTGCGCCGCGAAGAAGTGGCCACTCTCGCCGGGGTCAGCGTGGACTACTACAACCGCCTGGAACGCGGCAACCTGACCGGGGTGTCCGACAGCGTGCTGGAGGCGCTCGCCGCCGCACTGCGGCTCGACGACGCCGAACACGCGCACCTCTACGACTTGGCGCGCTCGGCCAACCCCACCCCACGGGCTCGCCGCATCCCGCGCGCCAGAGTCAGCCCCAGCATGGCGCGAGTGCTGGCCGGCATGACCGAGACGCCGGCCATCATCCGCGACGGTCGCTTGGACATCCTGGCCGCCAACCGGCTCGGACGCGCCCTGTACGACCCTCTCTACAGCGACCCCGTGCGCACACCCAACTTCGCCCGCTTCACCTTCCTGGACCCACGCGCCCCGAGCTTCTTCCCCGACTGGCAGGACTCCGCCTACGTCTCGGTGTCACTGCTGCGCATCGAAGCCGGTCGCCACCCCCGCGATCGGTCCCTGTCCAACCTGGTGGGCGAGTTGTCCACTCGCAGTGAAGACTTCCGCCAACTCTGGGCCGCGCACGACGTCCGATACCATACCGGAACCAAGCGGTTCGACCACCCTGCCGTCGGTGAATTCACCCTCAGCTACGACGACCTGCACCTGGCCGACAACGCAGGCCTGACGATGAGCGCCTACACCGCCGAACCGGGATCCACGTCGGCGGACGCCCTCACTCTCTTGGCCACCTGGGCCGCCACGCTGGATGTTGCCGACACCCCCGTTCGGATCGACGACACCGCCGGCAACGGCGAGCGATGA
- a CDS encoding (R)-mandelonitrile lyase, translated as MRRILTLAAPLATALPFELADPAPSRAEPGMHVSPAGERPPNPGPAATFTGEVTVRPLFGATDYSPTSGGQVSFSPCARSAWHTHPAGQTLVVIEGTGWVQEWGGAKQRITAGDVIVTAPGVKHWHGAAAETPLTHIAIQNAVEGVNVDWLEHVTDEQYGA; from the coding sequence ATGCGACGAATCCTCACGTTGGCCGCTCCGCTGGCGACCGCTCTGCCCTTCGAACTCGCCGACCCCGCCCCGTCGCGGGCCGAACCGGGCATGCACGTTTCACCGGCCGGCGAGCGGCCTCCGAACCCGGGGCCGGCGGCGACCTTCACCGGCGAGGTCACCGTCAGACCGCTGTTCGGGGCGACCGACTACAGCCCGACCTCCGGTGGGCAGGTCAGTTTCAGCCCGTGTGCCCGCAGCGCGTGGCACACCCACCCGGCCGGGCAGACGCTGGTCGTCATCGAGGGCACCGGGTGGGTCCAGGAGTGGGGCGGTGCCAAGCAACGGATCACCGCGGGCGACGTCATCGTGACCGCGCCCGGGGTCAAGCACTGGCACGGCGCCGCCGCTGAAACTCCCTTGACGCACATCGCCATCCAGAACGCGGTCGAGGGCGTCAACGTCGATTGGCTCGAGCACGTCACCGACGAGCAGTACGGCGCGTGA
- a CDS encoding carboxymuconolactone decarboxylase family protein — protein MTVRRPPVMAALIAAVTVLTTACTPSSSPRPGPASAPVGAAGPVEDLTAVSPALQRYRDQTVEGDLWMRPELSPRDRSLVTVSALITANQSAQLPHYLAKALDDGVTVAELSEIITHLAFYAGWPNAMSAATAAKDLFTARGIGADQLPAAQPELLALDEVAESARQNTNQQTYGAIAPGVLHFTTDVLFRDLWLRPDLSPRDRSLVTVSALVASGQVAQITYHLGRALDNGLTTAQAGETLTQLAFYVGWPKVFTALPVVKDVLENRPT, from the coding sequence GTGACCGTGCGCAGACCCCCAGTGATGGCGGCCCTCATCGCAGCGGTGACCGTTCTGACGACGGCCTGCACGCCATCCTCCTCGCCGCGCCCGGGCCCCGCCTCGGCGCCGGTAGGGGCCGCGGGGCCGGTGGAGGACCTCACGGCGGTGTCACCGGCGTTGCAGCGTTACCGCGACCAGACCGTCGAGGGCGATCTATGGATGCGCCCGGAGTTGTCACCGCGCGACCGCAGCCTGGTCACCGTTTCCGCGCTGATCACCGCAAACCAGTCCGCGCAGCTGCCGCACTACTTGGCCAAGGCACTCGACGATGGTGTGACCGTGGCCGAATTGTCCGAGATCATTACGCATTTGGCGTTCTACGCGGGATGGCCCAACGCCATGTCCGCGGCGACCGCAGCCAAGGACCTGTTCACCGCCCGCGGCATCGGCGCTGATCAGCTGCCGGCAGCCCAACCCGAACTACTGGCCTTGGACGAGGTCGCCGAGTCGGCGCGCCAGAACACCAACCAGCAGACCTACGGCGCGATCGCTCCCGGGGTGCTGCACTTCACCACCGACGTCCTGTTCCGAGATCTGTGGCTGCGACCGGACCTGTCACCACGCGACCGCAGCCTGGTCACCGTCAGCGCCTTGGTGGCCTCTGGGCAGGTCGCCCAGATCACCTACCACCTGGGCCGCGCGCTGGACAACGGACTCACCACCGCCCAGGCCGGGGAGACGTTGACCCAGCTCGCGTTCTACGTCGGCTGGCCCAAGGTGTTCACCGCGCTGCCGGTCGTCAAGGACGTCTTGGAGAACCGACCCACATGA
- a CDS encoding glucose 1-dehydrogenase: protein MNPTYDFDGQVAVVTGAASGMGLATAQAFAEAGASVTLADRDADAAHSAAQKLTAAGLVAIGIGCDVTDETQVATMIEQTVATFGRVDMAFNNAGIQAPPSDAAEETAENFDHVNAVNLRGVWAAQKHELRQMRTQGSGAIVNCSSLGGLVGLPERAAYHASKHGVIGLTKSAAVEYASRGIRINAVCPGTIDTPMVADMLTGQADAMAEIMKQQSIGRLGRAEEIAAAVLWLCSPGASFVVGAALPVDGGFTAH, encoded by the coding sequence ATGAACCCCACCTACGACTTCGACGGTCAGGTCGCCGTCGTCACCGGCGCCGCCTCCGGCATGGGCCTGGCCACCGCCCAGGCCTTCGCCGAAGCCGGCGCCTCGGTCACCCTGGCCGACCGCGACGCCGATGCCGCCCACTCGGCGGCGCAGAAGCTCACCGCCGCAGGACTGGTCGCGATCGGCATCGGTTGCGACGTCACCGACGAGACCCAGGTGGCCACCATGATCGAGCAGACCGTCGCCACCTTCGGCCGTGTGGACATGGCGTTCAACAACGCCGGCATCCAGGCCCCGCCCAGTGACGCCGCCGAGGAGACCGCCGAGAACTTCGACCACGTCAACGCGGTCAACCTGCGCGGTGTGTGGGCCGCCCAGAAGCATGAACTGCGCCAGATGCGCACCCAGGGCAGCGGTGCCATCGTCAACTGTTCTTCACTCGGCGGTCTGGTCGGCTTGCCCGAACGCGCGGCCTACCACGCCTCCAAGCACGGGGTGATCGGGCTCACCAAGAGCGCCGCCGTGGAATACGCCTCCCGGGGCATCCGCATCAACGCGGTCTGCCCCGGCACCATCGACACCCCCATGGTCGCCGACATGCTCACTGGTCAAGCCGACGCGATGGCCGAGATCATGAAACAACAATCCATCGGACGCCTCGGCCGCGCCGAAGAGATCGCTGCCGCCGTGCTCTGGCTGTGCAGCCCCGGCGCCAGCTTCGTCGTCGGTGCCGCACTGCCCGTCGATGGCGGCTTCACCGCCCACTGA
- a CDS encoding aldo/keto reductase: MITTRTPIPAIALRDGTTIPQLGFGTLAVQPDRTSTSANVDITATTVGHALRAGYRHIDTAQSYGTEAGVGRAIATAEIPRAQLYLTSKLANGNHGPDDVRRSFDQTLTHLGVDYLDLFLIHWPLPTLYGGDYVSTWTAITDFVAEGRLRSAGVSNFQPAHLQRIIDETGHVPVVNQFELHPYFANTAAVTATRQHGIAVEAHSPLGHSGEPLTDETISRIAAAHHKSPAQVVLRWHVQHGHVAIPKSAQPQRMIDNINVFDFELSTEELTAIDALDRGADGRVGPNPDVYDGI, from the coding sequence ATGATCACGACACGGACCCCCATCCCCGCCATCGCCCTACGCGATGGCACGACCATCCCGCAGCTCGGATTCGGCACGCTGGCCGTCCAACCCGACCGTACCTCCACGTCCGCCAACGTCGACATCACCGCCACGACAGTCGGCCACGCCTTGCGCGCAGGCTACCGTCACATCGACACCGCCCAGTCCTACGGCACGGAAGCCGGCGTCGGCCGGGCCATCGCCACCGCTGAAATCCCGCGTGCGCAGCTATATCTCACCAGCAAGCTCGCCAACGGCAACCACGGACCCGACGACGTGCGGCGCTCCTTCGACCAGACCCTGACCCACCTCGGGGTGGACTACCTGGACCTATTCTTGATCCACTGGCCGCTGCCCACCCTCTACGGTGGCGACTACGTCTCCACCTGGACGGCCATCACCGACTTCGTCGCCGAGGGACGCCTGCGCAGCGCCGGGGTGTCGAACTTCCAGCCCGCCCACCTGCAGCGCATCATCGACGAGACCGGACACGTGCCCGTGGTCAACCAGTTCGAGCTGCACCCCTACTTCGCCAACACCGCCGCGGTCACCGCGACCCGCCAGCACGGCATCGCCGTGGAAGCACACAGCCCGCTGGGCCACAGCGGTGAGCCCCTGACCGACGAGACGATCAGCCGGATCGCCGCCGCCCACCACAAGAGCCCCGCCCAGGTCGTCCTGCGCTGGCACGTGCAGCACGGGCACGTCGCCATCCCCAAATCCGCTCAGCCGCAACGGATGATCGACAACATCAACGTGTTCGACTTCGAACTCTCCACCGAGGAACTCACCGCGATCGACGCCCTCGACAGGGGCGCCGACGGGCGAGTAGGACCCAACCCCGACGTCTACGACGGAATCTGA
- a CDS encoding cupin domain-containing protein, which yields MSTIPPGGRFDRASYAQVMAYAFGAQAVSSDPKVIPGMHRTDTVDVVTIVAGELHAVLEADETVLRAGDTIVQRGTMHAWQNRSQHPVTLVSVMMDAPRSHRDAGDQIPS from the coding sequence ATGAGCACCATTCCGCCCGGTGGCCGGTTCGACCGCGCTTCCTATGCTCAGGTCATGGCATACGCCTTTGGTGCACAGGCGGTTTCCTCCGATCCGAAGGTGATTCCGGGAATGCACCGAACCGACACCGTCGACGTGGTCACCATCGTCGCCGGGGAGTTGCACGCCGTCCTGGAGGCCGATGAGACGGTGTTGCGTGCCGGGGACACCATCGTGCAACGCGGCACCATGCACGCGTGGCAGAACCGTTCCCAGCATCCGGTGACGCTGGTGTCGGTGATGATGGACGCACCGCGGTCACACCGCGACGCCGGGGATCAGATTCCGTCGTAG
- a CDS encoding TetR/AcrR family transcriptional regulator, with product MPKASPKRGERSRQQILNAAREMFSRVGFAAASTGQIAQAAGVGTRGAVYHHFVDKSALFAAVFEEVLEELMARHVDRFVGLPSDGFSRLKRTIDSYLDTGLDSDLRRIVLDAPAVLGWERFHAVGSSYGLHTIRQLVVDGVRDGSMRAVSPDAMAHLLLVTCEEAALYVGNADDVTAARIAVGEALDALLEGLRNLGSDTMSELTQPRPEREGY from the coding sequence GTGCCCAAGGCATCACCAAAGCGCGGTGAGCGCTCCCGCCAGCAGATCCTCAACGCCGCGCGGGAGATGTTCTCTCGGGTTGGCTTTGCGGCCGCGAGCACCGGGCAGATCGCCCAAGCCGCCGGCGTCGGGACGCGGGGCGCGGTCTACCACCACTTCGTTGACAAGTCCGCACTGTTCGCCGCAGTGTTCGAGGAGGTGCTCGAGGAGCTGATGGCACGGCATGTCGATCGATTCGTCGGGCTTCCCTCGGACGGCTTCAGCCGACTCAAGCGGACGATCGACAGCTATCTCGATACCGGGTTGGACAGCGACCTGCGCAGGATCGTTCTCGACGCACCCGCAGTACTCGGATGGGAGCGGTTCCACGCAGTCGGCTCCTCCTACGGCCTCCACACGATCCGCCAACTCGTCGTCGACGGAGTTCGCGATGGGAGCATGCGCGCCGTGTCACCGGACGCGATGGCGCACCTTCTACTGGTCACGTGCGAAGAGGCTGCGCTCTACGTCGGCAACGCCGATGACGTCACCGCCGCCCGTATCGCCGTCGGCGAGGCTCTCGACGCCCTACTCGAAGGGCTCCGCAACCTAGGTAGTGACACGATGTCCGAATTGACGCAACCGCGCCCCGAACGAGAAGGATATTGA
- a CDS encoding class I adenylate-forming enzyme family protein, whose protein sequence is MTRFDYAQLRDAWYRQGWFSESTCVDAFATGALENGTEPVTFVVDGETFDPTIAAVHQAALALAASLQELGVGQGDAVAAQLTNRPECAIVYQAVLLCGAVLVPIPHVYGIAEVRFILTEAEAAVLFMPDRWRSTPFRERVPGIADIATLRHVVLIDAEPGPGFSTWSELDRSADEYVAPSVQADDVCLLMYTSGTTSAPKGVQHSHNSLLAEHRTMPALLAGGPDDVLLVTFPPGHIAGVGSILRPLLSGNHTVFMDGWDAARAVEVVRRFRVTATAGTPFHLAGLLDLGDTAGGLATLRQFLIGAAPVTEELGRRAAAAGISTFRSYGSTEHPTVTGLHTGCDRSARLSTDGEPLPGSRVRILGPDGAECQCGDDGEVVVQGPEQFVGYRDHALDADAFTADGWFRTGDLGHVDAAGRLSIIDRIKDVIIRAGETISSGQVEDVLNAHPGVAEAAAVAAPHSHYGEVVAAVVVMKPSMTVDLPGIQAHFAASGLARQKTPERLVVVDAMPRTALGKVRKAELRARYFAKP, encoded by the coding sequence ATGACTCGATTCGACTATGCGCAACTGCGCGACGCGTGGTACCGCCAGGGCTGGTTCTCCGAATCGACCTGCGTCGACGCCTTCGCCACGGGCGCACTCGAAAACGGCACTGAGCCCGTCACTTTCGTCGTCGACGGCGAGACCTTCGACCCGACCATCGCCGCCGTCCACCAGGCGGCGTTGGCGTTGGCAGCGTCCTTGCAGGAATTGGGTGTGGGTCAAGGCGATGCGGTGGCTGCCCAGCTGACGAATCGGCCCGAATGCGCGATCGTGTACCAGGCCGTGCTGCTATGCGGTGCAGTGTTGGTGCCGATACCGCACGTCTACGGGATTGCCGAAGTGCGGTTCATTCTGACTGAGGCAGAGGCCGCGGTGCTCTTCATGCCCGACCGCTGGAGATCGACCCCCTTTCGCGAACGAGTTCCCGGGATTGCCGACATTGCGACGCTACGTCACGTCGTGCTGATCGACGCCGAGCCGGGCCCCGGCTTCTCGACGTGGTCGGAGCTCGACCGCTCCGCCGACGAATACGTTGCGCCTTCCGTGCAAGCTGACGACGTATGCCTGTTGATGTACACCTCGGGCACGACCTCGGCGCCCAAAGGCGTTCAGCACTCCCACAACTCGCTGCTCGCCGAACATCGGACCATGCCAGCCCTCCTCGCTGGAGGTCCCGACGACGTGCTGCTGGTGACGTTCCCGCCGGGCCACATCGCCGGGGTCGGCAGCATTCTGCGGCCGCTGCTCTCGGGGAACCATACGGTGTTCATGGACGGCTGGGACGCGGCCCGGGCGGTGGAGGTAGTGCGCCGATTCCGGGTGACGGCCACCGCCGGTACCCCCTTCCATCTCGCCGGCCTCCTCGACCTTGGCGATACCGCCGGGGGGCTGGCGACGTTGCGGCAGTTCTTGATCGGCGCGGCACCGGTGACCGAAGAACTGGGGCGCCGCGCGGCAGCGGCCGGCATCAGCACATTCCGTAGCTACGGCTCCACCGAGCATCCGACCGTCACCGGACTCCACACCGGCTGCGATCGATCAGCACGGCTAAGCACGGACGGCGAACCTCTGCCAGGGTCTCGGGTCCGCATCCTGGGGCCAGACGGCGCCGAGTGTCAGTGCGGTGACGATGGAGAGGTCGTGGTGCAGGGTCCCGAACAATTCGTTGGATACCGCGACCATGCACTCGACGCCGATGCCTTCACCGCCGACGGCTGGTTCCGCACCGGAGACTTGGGCCACGTCGATGCGGCGGGGCGGCTGAGCATCATCGACCGCATCAAGGACGTGATCATCCGTGCCGGAGAGACGATCTCGTCGGGACAAGTCGAAGACGTCCTCAACGCGCACCCCGGAGTGGCGGAGGCAGCGGCAGTCGCCGCACCGCATTCCCATTACGGCGAAGTCGTCGCCGCGGTAGTGGTGATGAAACCATCGATGACCGTCGACCTCCCCGGCATTCAGGCCCACTTCGCAGCATCGGGCCTGGCCCGCCAAAAGACACCCGAGCGGCTCGTCGTCGTCGACGCCATGCCACGCACGGCGCTTGGAAAGGTACGCAAGGCGGAGCTTCGCGCGCGGTACTTCGCGAAACCGTAG